In Porites lutea chromosome 9, jaPorLute2.1, whole genome shotgun sequence, a single window of DNA contains:
- the LOC140947688 gene encoding octopamine receptor beta-2R-like produces the protein MEQRDEFEDSRSLTEVIIHTANILTTTLVSLAGNSLIFVALYRNRRLRTVTNFYVLSLAIADVMAAFLCFPFHIVASALRRWPFGFNLCQYIGFTIHCWAQVSICILTLASINRYYCVTKPQKYPVYFSKKNTILSILIVWIVSFIETLIFVFSLPVIYRWSFESLYCRGTNDDERMEKISYIFFGSFFILLMSLVIFCYVSVYRVVRRHNTAIIPSLQQSWTGQRMITAQEIKTSRILFAAVLGFCVCWIPLIAELFLVFGCDIYISSTIQCIFMLFTSFSSWINPIIYGVMNRAMRKEFYGILNCRKED, from the coding sequence ATGGAACAAAGAGATGAATTCGAAGATTCAAGGAGCTTAACTGAAGTTATCATTCACACAGCGAATATCCTTACGACAACACTTGTTTCACTGGCAGGAAACTCTCTGATATTCGTCGCTTTGTACAGAAACAGAAGATTACGCACCGTCACTAACTTCTATGTGCTATCTTTGGCGATAGCGGATGTGATGGCAGCATTTTTATGCTTTCCTTTTCATATAGTTGCATCTGCTTTGCGCAGATGGCCATTCGGTTTTAATCTGTGCCAATATATAGGTTTTACTATACACTGCTGGGCCCAGGTGTCAATCTGCATCTTAACACTTGCGTCAATTAATCGATATTATTGCGTCACTAAGCCACAAAAATACCCAGTGTATTTCTCCAAAAAGAACACCATTCTGTCCATTCTTATAGTATGGATTGTCTCGTTTATCGAAACCTTGATTTTCGTTTTCTCGCTGCCAGTCATATACCGTTGGTCCTTTGAAAGTCTGTATTGCCGAGGAACGAATGACGATGAACGAATGGAGAAAATCTCGTACATTTTCTTTGGGTCCTTCTTTATCCTTCTCATGTCGTTGGTAATATTCTGCTATGTGAGCGTTTATCGCGTTGTAAGAAGGCACAACACTGCAATTATTCCATCTCTTCAGCAATCGTGGACGGGCCAGAGAATGATAACTGCTCAGGAGATAAAGACGTCGCGAATACTATTTGCTGCTGTCCTTGGATTTTGCGTCTGTTGGATTCCATTAATTGCTGAACTCTTTTTAGTCTTTGGCTGTGATATTTACATCTCATCCACCATACAGTGCATTTTTATGTTATTCACCTCTTTTTCTTCTTGGATTAATCCTATAATTTATGGTGTTATGAACCGGGCCATGCGGAAGGAGTTTTACGGAATATTAAATTGCCGAAAAGAGGATTGA